In Lycium ferocissimum isolate CSIRO_LF1 chromosome 11, AGI_CSIRO_Lferr_CH_V1, whole genome shotgun sequence, a single genomic region encodes these proteins:
- the LOC132036401 gene encoding hyoscyamine 6-dioxygenase-like isoform X1 has translation MADLISSWSNKLDAVPPSYCIPLHERPVDPVPIAKDIPIVDLGKAKGEERYVVVQQLLKACEEYGFFQVINHGVAEDLMDEAMEVYKDFFSLPVEEKAHYAKEAANNTARGAATLYSSSAKHYDSEDHRYWRDVLEHSCNHDGEDKLNWPDNPPRYREVIGTYSDELRKLSKIILGLVSEGLGLETGYFDKELGQRMLVNHYPACPNPTLTLGIGGHCDVNLITIIQQEVYGLQILNDEKWIGVEPLPHAFVVNSGLPLMVISNGKLTSAAHRVVTNTTRARTSIGTFICPEDVVGPAKSLFGPDKPPLFKSFKWSAEFVPHYLSKKSVYHAALEPFKIDA, from the exons ATGGCGGACCTCATCTCAAGCTGGTCAAACAAACTAGACGCAGTTCCTCCAAGTTATTGCATACCACTGCATGAAAGACCAGTTGATCCAGTTCCAATTGCTAAGGATATTCCAATCGTTGATTTGGGAAAAGCTAAGGGTGAAGAacgatatgttgttgttcaacAGCTTCTGAAAGCTTGTGAAGAATATGGGTTTTTTCAG GTAATCAATCACGGAGTAGCAGAAGATCTAATGGATGAGGCAATGGAAGTGTACAAAGACTTCTTCAGTTTGCCAGTGGAAGAGAAAGCGCATTATGCAAAGGAAGCAGCAAATAATACAGCAAGAGGTGCAGCAACACTGTATAGTAGTAGTGCAAAGCATTATGATTCAGAGGATCATCGGTACTGGAGGGATGTCTTGGAACACAGCTGCAATCATGATGGTGAAGACAAACTAAATTGGCCTGATAATCCTCCAAGATATAG GGAGGTTATTGGTACATATTCTGATGAACTGAGAAAGCTAAGCAAGATCATCTTGGGTCTGGTAAGTGAAGGACTAGGCTTGGAGACAGGGTACTTTGACAAAGAACTTGGACAGAGAATGCTTGTCAATCACTATCCAGCATGCCCAAATCCAACTTTAACTTTGGGAATTGGTGGACATTGCGATGTTAACCTAATAACCATTATCCAACAAGAAGTATATggccttcaaatattgaacgatGAGAAATGGATTGGTGTGGAGCCTCTACCTCATGCATTTGTTGTCAATTCTGGTTTACCACTGATG GTAATTAGCAATGGGAAGCTAACAAGTGCGGCACATCGAGTGGTGACAAACACAACTCGAGCACGTACATCCATTGGTACTTTTATTTGTCCTGAAGATGTCGTTGGACCTGCAAAATCACTCTTTGGTCCGGACAAGCCCCCACTGTTCAAATCCTTCAAATGGAGTGCTGAGTTTGTGCCACATTACCTCAGCAAGAAATCAGTCTACCAC GCAGCATTGGAGCCTTTCAAGATCGATGCTTAA
- the LOC132036401 gene encoding hyoscyamine 6-dioxygenase-like isoform X2 → MADLISSWSNKLDAVPPSYCIPLHERPVDPVPIAKDIPIVDLGKAKGEERYVVVQQLLKACEEYGFFQVINHGVAEDLMDEAMEVYKDFFSLPVEEKAHYAKEAANNTARGAATLYSSSAKHYDSEDHRYWRDVLEHSCNHDGEDKLNWPDNPPRYREVIGTYSDELRKLSKIILGLVSEGLGLETGYFDKELGQRMLVNHYPACPNPTLTLGIGGHCDVNLITIIQQEVYGLQILNDEKWIGVEPLPHAFVVNSGLPLMVISNGKLTSAAHRVVTNTTRARTSIGTFICPEDVVGPAKSLFGPDKPPLFKSFKWSAEFVPHYLSKKSVYHAAVE, encoded by the exons ATGGCGGACCTCATCTCAAGCTGGTCAAACAAACTAGACGCAGTTCCTCCAAGTTATTGCATACCACTGCATGAAAGACCAGTTGATCCAGTTCCAATTGCTAAGGATATTCCAATCGTTGATTTGGGAAAAGCTAAGGGTGAAGAacgatatgttgttgttcaacAGCTTCTGAAAGCTTGTGAAGAATATGGGTTTTTTCAG GTAATCAATCACGGAGTAGCAGAAGATCTAATGGATGAGGCAATGGAAGTGTACAAAGACTTCTTCAGTTTGCCAGTGGAAGAGAAAGCGCATTATGCAAAGGAAGCAGCAAATAATACAGCAAGAGGTGCAGCAACACTGTATAGTAGTAGTGCAAAGCATTATGATTCAGAGGATCATCGGTACTGGAGGGATGTCTTGGAACACAGCTGCAATCATGATGGTGAAGACAAACTAAATTGGCCTGATAATCCTCCAAGATATAG GGAGGTTATTGGTACATATTCTGATGAACTGAGAAAGCTAAGCAAGATCATCTTGGGTCTGGTAAGTGAAGGACTAGGCTTGGAGACAGGGTACTTTGACAAAGAACTTGGACAGAGAATGCTTGTCAATCACTATCCAGCATGCCCAAATCCAACTTTAACTTTGGGAATTGGTGGACATTGCGATGTTAACCTAATAACCATTATCCAACAAGAAGTATATggccttcaaatattgaacgatGAGAAATGGATTGGTGTGGAGCCTCTACCTCATGCATTTGTTGTCAATTCTGGTTTACCACTGATG GTAATTAGCAATGGGAAGCTAACAAGTGCGGCACATCGAGTGGTGACAAACACAACTCGAGCACGTACATCCATTGGTACTTTTATTTGTCCTGAAGATGTCGTTGGACCTGCAAAATCACTCTTTGGTCCGGACAAGCCCCCACTGTTCAAATCCTTCAAATGGAGTGCTGAGTTTGTGCCACATTACCTCAGCAAGAAATCAGTCTACCACGCAGCTGTGGAGTAG